In Plantibacter sp. PA-3-X8, one DNA window encodes the following:
- a CDS encoding 1-acyl-sn-glycerol-3-phosphate acyltransferase gives MFYWFMKYLVAGPILKSIFRPWVIGAENIPEHGGAIIASNHLSFIDSVILPLCVDRRISFLAKSEYFRGKGFGGWATKTFMLGTGQLPIDRSGGKASEASLNTGLAVLGGGHLLGIYPEGTRSPDGTMYRGRTGVARMVLEAGVPIVPVAMIDTEKVMPIGTKLPRIRRIGIVIGKPLDFSRFEGMEGDRFILRSVTDELMVELRKLSGQDYRDVYATSVKERAASA, from the coding sequence ATGTTCTACTGGTTCATGAAGTACCTGGTCGCCGGCCCGATCCTGAAGTCGATCTTCCGGCCGTGGGTGATCGGCGCCGAGAACATCCCGGAGCACGGCGGCGCGATCATCGCCAGCAACCACCTGTCCTTCATCGACTCGGTGATCCTCCCGCTGTGCGTCGATCGGCGGATCTCCTTCCTGGCCAAGAGCGAGTACTTCCGCGGCAAGGGCTTCGGCGGCTGGGCCACGAAGACCTTCATGCTCGGCACGGGGCAACTCCCGATCGACCGGTCGGGAGGCAAGGCCTCCGAAGCCTCGCTCAACACCGGACTCGCGGTCCTCGGCGGCGGTCACCTGCTCGGGATCTACCCGGAAGGCACGCGCAGTCCCGACGGGACGATGTACCGAGGCCGCACCGGGGTCGCGCGGATGGTGCTCGAGGCCGGGGTCCCCATCGTCCCCGTCGCGATGATCGACACCGAGAAGGTCATGCCCATCGGCACGAAGCTGCCCCGGATCCGTCGGATCGGGATCGTCATCGGCAAGCCGCTCGACTTCTCGCGGTTCGAGGGTATGGAGGGGGACCGCTTCATCCTCCGCAGCGTCACGGACGAGTTGATGGTCGAGCTCCGCAAGCTCTCGGGCCAGGACTATCGCGACGTCTACGCCACGAGCGTCAAGGAGCGCGCCGCGTCGGCGTGA
- a CDS encoding ROK family glucokinase, whose amino-acid sequence MANAIGIDIGGTKIAGGVVDDDGRILAAGRTPTQASDPDAIIDDVVAMVRSLDDGSISSVGVAAPGFFDATRSTVYYSPNIAWRNEPLQARLAARLPDKVVTIENDANAAGWAEFRFGAGREERSMVMVTIGTGVGGAIVLDDRLLTGGFGSGAELGHMRLIPDGLPCGCGARGCVEQYCSGNALLRLANEAADAGGDGAALARARVAAGGLLNGHHVSALLESGDPGALRCLNELADLLGQALASMSAILDPNIFVIGGGVAQAGDLLLDPVREAFLTHLPARGFHPEPSFSIAQLVNDAGVIGAGDLARSALVLG is encoded by the coding sequence ATGGCAAACGCGATCGGCATCGACATCGGCGGGACGAAGATCGCGGGCGGGGTCGTCGACGACGACGGCCGGATCCTCGCGGCCGGGCGCACGCCGACGCAGGCCTCCGATCCCGACGCCATCATCGACGACGTCGTCGCCATGGTCCGGTCCTTGGACGACGGCAGCATCTCGAGCGTCGGCGTCGCCGCCCCCGGGTTCTTCGACGCCACTCGCTCGACCGTCTACTACTCGCCGAACATCGCCTGGCGGAACGAACCCCTGCAGGCCCGGCTGGCCGCGCGGTTGCCCGACAAGGTCGTGACCATCGAGAACGACGCGAACGCCGCGGGTTGGGCCGAGTTCCGGTTCGGTGCGGGGCGCGAGGAACGCAGCATGGTCATGGTGACGATCGGCACGGGTGTCGGCGGAGCGATCGTCCTCGACGACCGGCTCCTCACCGGTGGCTTCGGCAGCGGTGCGGAACTGGGACACATGCGCCTCATCCCGGACGGTCTGCCCTGCGGCTGCGGCGCGCGTGGCTGCGTCGAGCAGTACTGCTCGGGGAACGCGTTGCTCCGACTCGCGAACGAGGCAGCGGACGCCGGTGGCGACGGTGCCGCCCTCGCCCGAGCCCGGGTGGCGGCCGGCGGGCTGCTGAACGGACACCACGTCTCCGCCCTGCTCGAGTCCGGTGATCCCGGCGCCCTCCGGTGCCTCAACGAGCTCGCCGATCTGCTGGGGCAGGCCCTCGCGAGCATGTCGGCCATCCTCGACCCCAACATCTTCGTGATCGGCGGCGGCGTCGCCCAGGCCGGCGACCTCCTCCTGGACCCCGTTCGTGAGGCGTTCCTGACGCACCTCCCGGCGCGCGGGTTCCACCCGGAGCCGTCCTTCAGCATCGCGCAGCTCGTGAACGACGCCGGTGTCATCGGCGCCGGCGATCTCGCCAGGAGCGCCCTCGTCCTCGGCTGA
- a CDS encoding long-chain fatty acid--CoA ligase, whose amino-acid sequence MEQFDVPAVVAADPSANATDLLVKRLAAAPDAALFAVPRGSEWVDVTTAEFHAQVVALAKGLVAAGIEPGDKIGLMCKTRYEWTLIDFAVWFAGALLVPIYETSSPSQVQWILSDSGATSVLVETPDQFARFDEVHGDLPDVARVWQIDLGDLDKIAAAGVDVPDEEIERRRNLAVGSDMATLIYTSGSTGRPKGCVLTHSNFVELSRNSAVALKDVVSAPGASTLLFITTAHIFARFIAVLCVHSGVKTGHQPDTKQLLPSLGTFKPTFLLAVPRVFEKVYNSSEQKAEAGGKGKIFRAAAETGIAYSKALESGSVPFGLKMKFRVLDRLVLSKIRTAMGGRVRYAVSGSAPLGPRLGHFFHALGIVILEGYGLTETTAPATVNLAQKSKIGTVGPALPGVSLRIADDGEVEVRGINVFKEYWQNPEATAEAFDDGWFRTGDIGSFDADGFLTITGRKKEIIVTAGGKNVAPAALEDPIRATPVVGQVVVVGDQKPFISALITLDTEMLPSWLANNGQDASMSAAEAARNPAVLAAVQRAIDEANTKVSRAESIRKFVILDDELTEASGHLTPKLSIKRNVILKDFAETIEGMYLGAGSPETQGMSLK is encoded by the coding sequence GTGGAACAGTTCGACGTCCCTGCAGTCGTCGCAGCAGACCCATCCGCCAATGCGACCGATCTGCTCGTGAAGCGCCTGGCTGCTGCGCCCGACGCCGCACTGTTCGCCGTTCCCCGCGGGTCGGAGTGGGTGGACGTGACCACCGCCGAGTTCCACGCCCAGGTCGTCGCCCTGGCGAAGGGGCTCGTCGCCGCGGGGATCGAACCCGGCGACAAGATCGGGCTCATGTGCAAGACCCGGTACGAGTGGACCCTCATCGACTTCGCCGTGTGGTTCGCCGGAGCACTCCTCGTCCCGATCTACGAGACCAGCTCGCCGAGCCAGGTGCAGTGGATCCTCAGCGACTCGGGAGCGACGAGCGTGCTGGTCGAGACGCCCGACCAGTTCGCCCGCTTCGACGAGGTGCACGGCGACCTCCCCGATGTGGCACGGGTCTGGCAGATCGACCTCGGAGACCTCGACAAGATCGCGGCCGCCGGCGTCGACGTCCCCGACGAGGAGATCGAACGCCGCCGCAACCTCGCGGTGGGTTCCGACATGGCGACCCTCATCTACACCTCCGGCTCGACCGGCCGGCCGAAGGGCTGCGTCCTCACCCACTCCAACTTCGTCGAATTGTCGCGGAACTCGGCCGTCGCACTCAAGGACGTCGTGTCCGCTCCCGGCGCCTCCACCCTCCTCTTCATCACGACGGCGCACATCTTCGCGCGCTTCATCGCCGTGCTGTGCGTGCACTCCGGCGTGAAGACAGGCCACCAGCCGGACACGAAGCAGCTGCTCCCCTCGCTCGGCACCTTCAAGCCGACGTTCCTCCTCGCGGTCCCCCGGGTCTTCGAGAAGGTCTACAACTCCTCCGAGCAGAAGGCCGAGGCCGGCGGCAAGGGCAAGATCTTCCGCGCAGCCGCCGAGACCGGGATCGCCTACTCGAAGGCCCTGGAGAGCGGTTCCGTGCCGTTCGGCCTGAAGATGAAGTTCCGGGTCCTCGACCGCCTCGTGCTGTCGAAGATCCGCACGGCCATGGGCGGCCGGGTGCGCTACGCGGTCTCCGGCAGCGCTCCACTCGGTCCGCGACTCGGCCACTTCTTCCACGCGCTCGGCATCGTGATCCTCGAGGGCTACGGCCTCACCGAGACCACCGCGCCTGCAACGGTCAACCTCGCCCAGAAGTCGAAGATCGGCACGGTCGGACCGGCACTCCCCGGTGTCTCGCTCCGCATCGCCGACGACGGCGAGGTCGAGGTGCGTGGGATCAACGTCTTCAAGGAGTACTGGCAGAACCCCGAGGCGACGGCGGAGGCCTTCGACGACGGCTGGTTCCGCACCGGCGACATCGGGTCCTTCGACGCCGACGGCTTCCTCACGATCACCGGGCGGAAGAAGGAGATCATCGTCACCGCCGGCGGGAAGAACGTCGCCCCGGCGGCGCTCGAGGACCCGATCCGCGCGACCCCGGTCGTCGGACAGGTCGTCGTCGTCGGCGATCAGAAGCCGTTCATCAGCGCCCTCATCACGCTCGACACCGAGATGCTGCCGTCATGGCTCGCCAACAACGGCCAGGACGCGTCGATGAGCGCCGCCGAGGCTGCTCGGAACCCCGCAGTGCTCGCCGCCGTCCAGCGCGCCATCGACGAGGCCAACACCAAGGTGTCCCGCGCGGAGTCGATCCGCAAGTTCGTCATCCTCGACGACGAGCTCACGGAGGCGAGCGGTCACCTCACGCCGAAGCTCAGCATCAAGCGGAACGTGATCCTCAAGGACTTCGCGGAGACGATCGAGGGCATGTACCTCGGAGCGGGTTCGCCCGAGACCCAGGGGATGTCCCTGAAGTAG
- a CDS encoding peptide deformylase, protein MTTRPIRHFGDPVLKAPTAEVVTIDDDIRSLVRDLVDSVELPGRAGVAATQIGVGLRVFSYNVDGVIGYLINPKLVELRGELEEIGEGCLSVPGLWFPTPRHPYARAVGIDLDGQELVVEGEGLLAQALQHETDHLDGMLYLDRLSKEHRREAMKQVRESDWF, encoded by the coding sequence GTGACGACACGACCCATCAGACACTTCGGTGACCCGGTCCTGAAGGCTCCGACGGCCGAGGTCGTCACGATCGACGACGACATCCGCAGCCTCGTCCGCGATCTCGTGGACAGCGTGGAGCTCCCCGGTCGTGCCGGCGTCGCCGCCACGCAGATCGGCGTCGGACTCCGCGTGTTCAGCTACAACGTCGACGGCGTCATCGGGTACCTCATCAACCCGAAGCTCGTCGAGTTGCGCGGTGAACTCGAGGAGATCGGCGAGGGCTGCCTGTCGGTGCCCGGGCTCTGGTTCCCGACGCCGCGCCATCCCTACGCGCGTGCCGTCGGCATCGACCTCGACGGGCAGGAGCTCGTCGTCGAGGGTGAAGGACTCCTCGCCCAGGCGCTGCAGCACGAGACCGACCACCTCGACGGCATGCTCTACCTCGACCGATTGTCGAAGGAGCACCGTCGCGAGGCGATGAAGCAGGTCCGCGAGAGCGACTGGTTCTAG
- a CDS encoding pyruvate carboxylase produces MFRKILVANRGEIAIRAFRAAYELGAKTVAVFPYEDRNSMHRLKADEAYQIGTEGHPVRAYLDVSEIIRVAKESGADAIYPGYGFLSENPELAEAARAAGITFIGPPSSVLEMAGNKVTAKEHAIAAGVPVLKSTPASRDIEELLAGAADIGFPIFAKAVAGGGGRGMRRVDNAEDLRGALEAAMREADSAFGDPTMFLEQAVVRPRHIEVQILASADGETIHLFERDCSVQRRHQKVVEIAPAPNLDEDTRQAMYRDAIAFAKSIGYVNAGTVEFLLDTAGERAGQHVFIEMNPRIQVEHTVTEEVTDVDLVQSQMRIAAGESLGDLGLTQESLHLRGFALQCRITTEDPTAGFRPDTGKITTYRSPGGGGIRLDGGTVASGAQISPHFDSMLAKLTCRGRTFEAAVTRAKRALAEFRIRGVSTNIPFLQAVLEDASFVAGDLSTSFIDERPQLLRGHVSKDRGTKIVNWLADVTVNQPNGSRPSGADPVDKLPAIDITTDAPAGSRQRLLELGPKGFADALRAQTALAVTETTFRDAHQSLLATRVRTKDLLAVAPFVSRLTPELLSVEAWGGATYDVALRFLGEEPWERLASLRQAMPNIAIQMLLRGRNTVGYTPYPTEVTNAFVREAADTGIDIFRIFDALNDVSQMRPAIDAVLETGTTVAEVAVCYTGDLLNPAEDLYTLDYYLRLAEKIVESGAHVLAIKDMAGLLRPSAAAKLVAAFRERFDLPVHVHTHDTPGGQLATLLAASNAGADAVDVASAPMAGTTSQPSASSLVAALAHTERDTGISLQGIADLEPYWEAVRAMYRPFESGLAGPTGRVYTHEIPGGQLSNLRQQAIALGLADHFELIEDMYAASNKILGRVPKVTPSSKVVGDLALHLAAVKADPADFEANPDKYDVPDSVVGFMAGELGGLPGGWPEPFRSKVLAGRSVDIGITPISAEDQAALDGESAERRSTLNRLLFPAPTKQFEQQRDLYGDLSVVDTADYLYGLEPGMEHVVEIDKGVRLFVGLEAIGAADEKGMRTVMATLNGQLRPVFVRDRSIEVDSRAAEKADTSVPGQVAAPFSGVVTVKVAVGDRVEAGQPVASIEAMKMEAAITTAVAGIVERLAIPATQQVEAGDLLVVVKPSA; encoded by the coding sequence GATGCATCGGCTGAAGGCCGATGAGGCTTACCAGATCGGCACGGAGGGTCATCCGGTGCGCGCCTACCTCGACGTCTCGGAGATCATCCGCGTCGCGAAGGAGTCGGGCGCCGACGCGATCTACCCCGGGTACGGCTTCCTCTCCGAGAATCCGGAACTGGCCGAGGCCGCTCGAGCCGCCGGCATCACCTTCATCGGTCCGCCGTCCTCCGTCCTGGAGATGGCCGGCAACAAGGTGACCGCGAAGGAGCACGCCATAGCGGCCGGGGTCCCGGTCCTGAAGTCCACGCCGGCCAGCCGCGACATCGAAGAGTTGCTCGCCGGTGCCGCCGACATCGGGTTCCCGATCTTCGCGAAGGCGGTCGCCGGTGGTGGTGGACGAGGCATGCGCCGCGTCGACAACGCCGAGGACCTCCGCGGCGCCCTCGAGGCCGCCATGCGTGAGGCGGACAGCGCCTTCGGCGACCCGACGATGTTCCTCGAGCAGGCCGTCGTCCGCCCCCGGCACATCGAGGTCCAGATCCTGGCGAGCGCCGACGGCGAGACCATCCACCTCTTCGAGCGCGACTGCTCGGTGCAGCGCCGGCACCAGAAGGTCGTCGAGATCGCGCCGGCCCCGAACCTCGACGAGGACACTCGTCAGGCCATGTACCGCGATGCCATCGCGTTCGCCAAGTCGATCGGCTACGTCAACGCCGGGACGGTCGAGTTCCTCCTCGACACCGCGGGGGAGCGGGCCGGACAGCACGTGTTCATCGAGATGAACCCGCGTATCCAGGTCGAGCACACCGTGACCGAGGAGGTCACCGACGTCGACCTCGTCCAGTCGCAGATGCGCATCGCCGCCGGCGAGTCGCTCGGCGACCTCGGCCTCACGCAGGAGTCCCTGCACCTCCGCGGCTTCGCGCTCCAGTGCCGCATCACCACCGAGGACCCCACGGCTGGCTTCCGTCCAGACACCGGGAAGATCACGACCTACCGCTCTCCGGGCGGCGGCGGCATCCGACTCGACGGCGGCACGGTCGCCTCCGGTGCACAGATCAGTCCCCACTTCGACTCGATGCTCGCGAAGCTCACCTGCCGTGGGCGCACCTTCGAGGCGGCCGTCACGCGAGCCAAGCGCGCCCTCGCCGAGTTCCGCATCCGCGGCGTCTCCACGAACATCCCCTTCCTGCAGGCGGTCCTCGAGGACGCCTCGTTCGTGGCCGGCGACCTCAGCACCTCCTTCATCGACGAGCGTCCGCAGCTCCTGCGCGGGCACGTCTCGAAGGACCGCGGGACGAAGATCGTCAACTGGCTCGCCGACGTCACGGTCAACCAGCCCAACGGGTCGCGTCCGTCCGGCGCGGACCCGGTCGACAAGCTGCCCGCGATCGACATCACCACCGACGCCCCGGCCGGCTCGCGTCAGCGACTGCTCGAGCTCGGCCCGAAGGGCTTCGCTGACGCCCTCCGCGCTCAGACCGCCCTCGCCGTGACCGAGACCACCTTCCGCGACGCCCACCAGTCGCTCTTGGCCACGCGCGTCCGGACGAAGGACCTCCTGGCGGTCGCACCGTTCGTCTCCCGGCTCACCCCCGAACTGCTGTCCGTCGAGGCCTGGGGTGGCGCGACGTACGACGTGGCCCTCCGCTTCCTCGGTGAGGAGCCGTGGGAGCGACTGGCCTCGCTGCGGCAGGCGATGCCGAACATCGCGATCCAGATGCTGCTGCGCGGCCGGAACACCGTCGGCTACACGCCGTATCCCACGGAGGTGACGAACGCCTTCGTGCGGGAGGCCGCCGACACCGGGATCGACATCTTCCGGATCTTCGACGCCCTCAACGACGTGTCGCAGATGCGCCCCGCCATCGATGCGGTCCTGGAGACGGGGACGACCGTCGCGGAGGTCGCCGTCTGCTACACCGGTGACCTGCTGAACCCGGCCGAGGACCTCTACACCCTCGACTACTACCTCCGTCTCGCCGAGAAGATCGTCGAGTCCGGTGCCCACGTGCTCGCCATCAAGGACATGGCGGGGCTCCTCCGTCCGTCCGCGGCGGCCAAGCTCGTCGCGGCGTTCCGCGAGCGGTTCGACCTGCCGGTCCACGTGCACACGCACGACACCCCCGGTGGACAGTTGGCGACCCTCCTCGCGGCGAGCAACGCGGGCGCCGACGCCGTCGATGTCGCGAGCGCGCCGATGGCCGGCACGACGAGTCAGCCGTCCGCGTCCTCGCTGGTCGCCGCGCTGGCCCACACGGAGCGCGACACCGGCATCTCCCTGCAGGGGATCGCCGACCTCGAGCCCTACTGGGAGGCCGTCCGCGCGATGTACCGGCCGTTCGAGTCAGGACTCGCGGGCCCGACCGGTCGCGTGTACACGCACGAGATCCCGGGCGGTCAGCTGTCGAACCTCCGCCAGCAGGCGATCGCCCTGGGACTCGCAGACCACTTCGAGCTCATCGAGGACATGTACGCGGCCTCCAACAAGATCCTCGGTCGGGTGCCCAAGGTGACCCCGTCGAGCAAGGTCGTCGGCGACCTCGCGCTCCACCTCGCCGCCGTCAAGGCGGACCCGGCCGACTTCGAGGCCAACCCCGACAAGTACGACGTCCCGGACTCCGTCGTGGGGTTCATGGCGGGCGAACTCGGGGGACTCCCGGGCGGATGGCCAGAGCCGTTCCGCTCGAAGGTCCTCGCCGGTCGTTCGGTCGACATCGGGATCACGCCGATCTCCGCTGAAGATCAGGCCGCACTCGACGGCGAGTCCGCCGAGCGCCGCTCGACCCTCAACCGGTTGTTGTTCCCGGCGCCGACCAAGCAGTTCGAGCAGCAGCGCGACCTGTACGGCGACCTCTCCGTCGTCGACACCGCCGACTACCTGTACGGCCTCGAGCCGGGCATGGAGCACGTCGTCGAGATCGACAAGGGCGTCCGGCTGTTCGTCGGGCTCGAAGCGATCGGTGCGGCCGACGAGAAGGGCATGCGCACCGTCATGGCGACCCTCAACGGTCAGTTGCGACCGGTGTTCGTCCGCGACCGCAGCATCGAGGTCGACTCCCGCGCTGCCGAGAAGGCCGACACCTCCGTCCCCGGCCAGGTGGCCGCGCCGTTCTCCGGCGTCGTGACCGTCAAGGTCGCCGTCGGCGACCGCGTCGAGGCGGGCCAGCCGGTCGCCTCGATCGAGGCCATGAAGATGGAGGCGGCGATCACGACCGCCGTCGCCGGCATCGTCGAGCGCCTCGCCATCCCGGCGACCCAGCAGGTCGAGGCGGGCGACCTGCTCGTCGTCGTGAAGCCGAGCGCCTGA